GCAGGACACGAGATCGGCTTGTAGAAGAGTTTTGGCGTGGTTCAATGCTCCGAGAGTTGACGTCATGGCTTCTTGCCAAAAAGTTTTCTGGGATTAATATTGGCCGGATTCCTGGTCTCCTAGGCGTCAGCTCTTCCGATATTCGTACGTAACCGATTGGTTTTTATAATTGTGAAGGGTTTGGTTATAGCTGGCGGTTTTAAATATGGCGTGGGGTTTAGGCTTGTGGCGGGAACTTTCCCCCCGGTAAATTAGGCTTAAAACCATATGTAATTAACATTGAGTCGTTATATATTTATAGACAATCGTTTAACTATTCACATATATTATGTTCATTAAATGCATTTAGGGAGATCTTATCTATACTAAACACCCTTAGAGTAGGCTATACTGCATCATTTGTTTGCCGGTTGTTGAACGGGACCCTAAACCTAGGCCACGCTACGTAGCTTAGGTTTAGGGTCGTCCAAATTAATGTTTCTCAGCTCGTAAGTTTAGGTTATTTAGGGTTGATTTGTTTGACAAAACATTAAGCTTTCCTTTGTCTGCATCTAGCGGTTTTCATATTAGGCCAAGTTGGTTGTATTGTAGTTATGGACGGGAAAAGCATTTTCATGGTAAATAGGGTGTTTCCTGTAGAAGAATGTCCGTTTTCTTCGATAATGATACTTGTTTTCACTGCAATTTAAAGGAAGACAAGGGATTTAGTGTACGCAGTGCAGCATTTTAACGTTTGCTAGAActtagaagcttttttttttttctgcgagtAAAGCAAGCACCCGTCGAAGCAGAAGTcattaatttaaaagaaataatccCTTATTTAGATGTTCTAACGGGCTTTGGTTTATTTTCAgtagaaatgaaggtcaaattcagcgATAACAAATTATTTTGCATTAGGAAAAACTACTGGTAATATAGTAGTTATGGTCGGGAAACCTTTCCTAGTAAAAACGAACTAATCCCTATAGAGAAACACtaaactatttatttttaaatgtttcgtCTGTTATTACAATTTTGCCGCCAAGTCACGTAGGCTTACTGTGGTTAACCATTCATTGCATTCAGTAAATATGATTTGAATTTTTACCCTTTGAGTCATTGCCTTGTGATTTACCCATTCTAACTGAATATTAATGCAAACCACTTGTTTGATTTTTCCCACTCTCCCATATACTCCTAATAATAGTTGAATCGGGCCGACATTGGTTGCAGCTGTAGGAAGGGTTAAATGTACAATAAACAATTTAACCAGTTGGTAAAATGAATGTTGTATTTGGCTAGTAATTATAGCGGGTACGTGTGTGATCTGCGCATACCAATTATGTCGGCaaattttttgggatttttttttttctgagcatcAACAGCTGTAAACTCAATAGTTTTTAAACTACACCATAAAAGAAATTACACTAAACATTTATGTAAATTGAATTCCctagtagcttagctattaataataatattgatggtagTCAAGGTGGAAATGAAGCAAATGGGATAGTAAGTTGTGGCTCTTACAAAAGTGCATTGCAAGTATAGCAGAAATATTTGTAAGCTCTTTTGTGTATTTGACGGCCCAGGCCTCTTGCTCGCATTAAATATGGGTAATATTTCAATAAGTCTTGCCCAGCCATTACTGCTTGGTGCTTGttagtacataggagcttgatgttctTCCttttttggggtgtatgtatgatagtggccacctctGTGTATTTTTGTGTCTAACTTAGTGAATACGGGAGTGTTGGGGGGGTCGCAGTGGGGTTAGCcctcctgttaggtaagtaggcaaggtcacggcttgtaggttaggttaggagggaaaGTTTAGGTTGGTTAATGTTCAATTTTAacgaacgcgtgaggaactggcagctgatatacaaaggctccgttttTGCTCCACTGTGCGCTCGCGATAAAAGAAAGACattaagctcctatgtactggcaaggcTCAAGCACTAATCGTGGGGTGGGACTCCATCAAATATCAAAATATTGGAATTTCCTTCCCATTTTCTAGTCGATCATAGCCGTGTCTCTCGTACTGCAAAAGCCTTGCATATTTCGTGTACATTGGTCCATTTAATTGACATTACTTGATAACACTGGTTATTGCTCGACCGTGGCTCGCTTTGCTCACAATTTAACATTTCACTGTAACTCTGTTCTGGCAAACACTACATGGATGTACTGCGCACGCCATTTGTGCAGGCGAGTATCTTTACGTTATTTTAGTCGTCTAAATCACTGTTCAACATATACATTAACATAATTTaatataggtatactgtatttgAATTATTCAGTTACGGTAGTCGAAATCTTTAGGTTGTATCATCTTTTAAGGGACTTTTTTTGGTGGATATGAGTGACCAAGACAAGGTTAAGAAGATGGAATAGGGTGTAGGGAGGGACAATGACTTCTGGAACCACGGGGTGGAAGGACTGATGTTTCAGGGGTTGGACAGATATGCTGGTTAACACTTTGACTAATTCGAGGAATGTCTTTCAAAATCAATTTTGAGTACAGTACATTGCAAAATGAGTTATTGTACAAATGTTTCATTCCCGAACTATGTCAGGACAGACTTCTTCAGTGTTCGCCATTGCGTACAAGGTTTTGTTTGTATACTTGGATCACCCAGACTCAAATTTGATGCTGTGATTGGGGGGAAATGTAGCACTTCGAGACGGGGCAAGATAAGAATACGGTATTCTATGTTGGGTTAGAGAGTGTACTTGTATCAAAAATATTGTTTTTCTCGAGGTTTTCAAATTGCACATCGTGTTTCCTAATTTGCTCTCATCTATACGATATGTACGGATCTGCCAGTCTTCTTGCCTGTCCATCGAAGTTGTACCAGTCCATATTAGTGTGTGAAGCAAAATTTTTGTAGCAGCAGGTTTTGTGGAATGCAAGGCATTCTTAAATCACTAAAATATCTTCAtgatagtattcatctttcaaaaaaaaaaaaaaccatgcattTTGAAAATCTTTCAGCATGGACAATTTTCTTTTGTGTGTTGATCTTCTGACATAAGTGTGTCGCAATTTCACCAACATTACACCTAGTACAAACTGAAAAATCACCCAAGAGTCGGGTGTTACAAATAATACGTAAACTCCCTTTGATGAGCAAAGTTTAAAACATAGGAGCGTAtcgttacttaacccttttacccccaggctatttggaactttctaacccttaacccccagggattttttttgttttcaagcacattttgtaatatatattttttaaattgctttaacagcctcaattgtcgtcatagagaggtcaggttagtctcattcttttggaaaatgcctgaagtttcccaAAGTTATCaccaatatgcaaaaaaaaaaaatgtaaatagcagttttttgcaaagacgtaccagtatgtccatgggggtacaGTAAAGGGATGTGTTGTGAAAcatacgtccattgggggtaaaagggttaacagggtAGGGGGTTGCACCCTTTGCTGACTCCTCCCTCTGTACCGCTGTAGCCTTGGTTACCATAAGAATAGGGTTTGCTTCCCAATCGGCGAGGTAACACTAAATGATTTATAaattgtaaaactagcttcatGATTCATATTCAGAGACATTTTCCTCAAAATCTATACGATAGGTACTAATTTGAAAGTTTATGCCTGTTCAAATCAACCACATCTCCATATTTTGTTCATTGGTAACAATTGATGAATGGTCaatatgatatattaatttctaaTGAGGCTGGAGTTCGCTATGAGAAGGGGACGTGTTGTATAGTTTGTCATTTTCCCCTGTGATTAAGGGACCAGGCCACAATAACTTACGTATCGATCAGTTTAAAATGTCAACACCTCATCAATTTCAAGCCCATTGTTTACCTTTTAAAGACTGATTGTGGGTAATACACATGCATTGTTTGCATTTGCTATCGGCTGCTTTCTCCTACAAAAGCCATTTTTTCTCACTTCAGTACCATCATGACTTAAAGACATCTAAAGTGAAGTTGAATATATTTGGaaattttgtaatttcattaatTTCCATTGTTGAATGTTTAAAACAGACTTTTAATATATTAGCTATTGTTGCTCTTGTGGGTTTAAAAAAAATATCCCAGAAATAACAAGAAAAGCattcagagtgcagacctctgccacgacaCCTTATAAAGTTtcactatgagtaaaactgtggccaggaagttgctcgccaacaaacaaatggacaaacagtgGAGCAGTGAAATAATACTTATTTACGAGTGAAACTAGACATGGTGGAGCTTGAAACCAATTGAGTGACATGATATAAATTAGAGGTAGTGGGTTGCTTTAATTCCATGCCACAGACATAAGAACAATCGGCCAACTTGATTAATTCAAACGATTAAATTTTGTTACATCATCTGTACAATCAAACGTACCTATTTCTTATGAGTTTTTCATTAAAGCATTTATTTTACTTCAATAGGTTGCTGACCTGAAGAAGGAGTTGAAGACCAGGGGTTTAGCTGTCACAGGAAACAAAAATGAGCTAGTGGAAAGATTATTAGCAGCAGGtaagtttttttttgtattgtttactGTATTATGTAAAATTTCAAGGAATTTTAATCATAATCTCTTAAAAATTCTGTATAAAGTACAGTATACATTCATGGCAAGTAACAATTTCTCTTGTAATAATGTTATTCCCAAATATTCTCTTTGTAGAAGGCCACGCACCTCTTGCATCAGTAGAAGGAGATGAGGAAGAGTTTGATGAAGAGGAGATTTTAGGCGGTGGCGACATGGATTCCAGTGAAATCAAGATCTCCCCTCAGGAGGAGGAAGCTGCACTGTCAGGGGCAAACCTCAAAGTAAAAAAGGTTAGTGTTATTTCTAAACCTTATAAAGTGGTAATTGCTGGAATTTTACAAACTATTGATTGAATGTAAACCATGAATCTTTTTCaagtttatttgttccgtaactgaatacaaaccacgctatttacatggggtaattacttcggcgcagccgatgacattaccccatgtaaataactaggtttgtatcgttaggaaaaatacaaattatctacgaatttgtcatattgttccTTAGATTTTGAATTTAATCTGAAACATTTTATCTAGATCATTATTTTTTCCTTCCGAATTGAAACTTCCCATCATTTTTAATGCTTTGTATTTTTTTAGACACTGAAAACCCCAGCAAAGAGAGAGGCACCTAAGATTGTTGCCAAGAAGGCCGGTGCTGCCGCTGCTGATGCAGGGAAATCGCCCACTAAGAAACCAATCACAGCTGTATCTGATACCAAAGAACAAGAAAACATTGAACCTCCAAAGAAGGTTACAAAAGTTGACGGCGAAAAGTCGGTAAGAAAACCGAATAGGGTTttgattcatttgtttgtttactgTAAGAGAGTAGGATATTCAGGTCATTAGATGTACTAGCTTTTATAGACTGACTCATaaccataaaatattctattttcttatttttattttttttaatttttcttggtttgtattttgtttattgtaatttttttttttagttttatataatggTAAAGTTACTGTTTCAACTATTTGTCATCCTATTTTGAGGATGCCTTAGGCCACTGTATTCCATATTTATTCATGACTTGAAGTATTTAGATATCTGGTAATATAAATCTTGCACTGGCTATACAGTAGATGTATCGTGATCCAGGGTTTTAAAAATCTGGAAAATGCCGTTTGTATGTCAATATTAGGATTTATGTATGGCGAGGCAGAATTGGTGAAGGGCAATTTAATTTATTGTAGTTTGAAGGTTTCTCTAATTTTGAGATATTACTACAGAAATTACCAGCCATGGCTGGTTAGAAATTTACAGAGTTTTTGTCGATTATACCATACCTCATCCACGAATTGTCTATTTCATTTTAGTCGTTGGAAAAGAGAGCAGAGAGGTTTGGAGTACCTTTGACTGAAGCTGCAAAGAAGGAAGCTAGAGCTGCTCGCTTTGGTGAATTGACAAATGGCACTGTTAAAGGATCCTCAAAACTCTCCACTGTTACTGGCGTAAGTAATTGGTAGCTTTGTCTGAAGGTCAGACAGTTCTCAATTCAGATAAGATATTTGAAAGGTTCAAATACTGTGAACAACATAGTTTTTTGAGCTCATAGGCCAATCTTTATCTTTGAGTCCCAGGGGgttaattaatgttattttaatttttttcagggTATAGACATGGATAAACTGAAAGCTCGGGCTGAACGATTTGGTGTAGTTACTTCTAAGTCTCTCACAAAGGTAAGAttgaaatttacaaagaaaaaaaaaaaccttgacgaACATTCACCCATAAATTTTTTTGGCTGTGCACTTATTACTACTGTATTTTTTAGTTGAAGCATTTTGAGTATTATCATTACTGTTGCTTTAGTACTTATGTGgtcctttttttccaattttaaaaaCCTTAATGTATGTAGAACCTCTTAGTTCGTTTGGTAATTTGTCTGCGTGTCCTTGCAGGCAGAGGAAACAGAAAAGAAGAAGACTAGGTTGGAGAGATTTGGTTCTGCCCCTGAAAAGACTGAAGAAAAGACCAGCGAGTGAGTAGAATGGTTATAGTTTTATTAGTAGTcaatcaattaacccttttacccccaaaggacgtactggtacgtttcaccaaagccatccttttacccccatggacgtaccggtacgtccttgcaaacaaaaagctttaaaattttttttctttcatatttttgataattttttgagaaaattcaggcattttccaagagaatgagaccaacctgacccctctatgacaaaaattaaggctgttagagcaatttaaaaaaaatatactgcaaaatatgctggggaaaaaataacacttttgggggttaagggttggaaatttccaaatagcctggggtaaaagggttaaatttttacttatataattttaCGTTTAATACTGAGCTCACCAAGTAAAATTGATTTGAAATTGGGTTCTTTTGACATATGATTGGCCTTATTCTCTGCGTAAtgaatacagtaatacctcaggatacaaaattaattaaTTCCAGATTGGCTTTCATAACATGATTTTTTGTATGGTGAAGTTTTGTTTGTGAGAATACAAAGTTCCtcatttg
The genomic region above belongs to Palaemon carinicauda isolate YSFRI2023 chromosome 45, ASM3689809v2, whole genome shotgun sequence and contains:
- the LOC137634808 gene encoding SAP domain-containing ribonucleoprotein isoform X1; this translates as MEDAAHYAKMKVADLKKELKTRGLAVTGNKNELVERLLAAEGHAPLASVEGDEEEFDEEEILGGGDMDSSEIKISPQEEEAALSGANLKVKKTLKTPAKREAPKIVAKKAGAAAADAGKSPTKKPITAVSDTKEQENIEPPKKVTKVDGEKSSLEKRAERFGVPLTEAAKKEARAARFGELTNGTVKGSSKLSTVTGGIDMDKLKARAERFGVVTSKSLTKAEETEKKKTRLERFGSAPEKTEEKTSDAAAPVDAAKAARAARFAAAEKPKAETETPAAAK
- the LOC137634808 gene encoding SAP domain-containing ribonucleoprotein isoform X2, with amino-acid sequence MEDAAHYAKMKVADLKKELKTRGLAVTGNKNELVERLLAAEGHAPLASVEGDEEEFDEEEILGGGDMDSSEIKISPQEEEAALSGANLKVKKTLKTPAKREAPKIVAKKAGAAAADAGKSPTKKPITAVSDTKEQENIEPPKKVTKVDGEKSSLEKRAERFGVPLTEAAKKEARAARFGELTNGTVKGSSKLSTVTGGIDMDKLKARAERFGVVTSKSLTKAEETEKKKTRLERFGSAPEKTEEKTSDAAPVDAAKAARAARFAAAEKPKAETETPAAAK